A part of Salmo salar chromosome ssa18, Ssal_v3.1, whole genome shotgun sequence genomic DNA contains:
- the cq049 gene encoding potential DNA-binding protein C17orf49 homolog isoform X1, giving the protein MTSASTKVGEIFSAAGAAFTKLGELTMQLHPVADSSPAGAKWTDTEIEQLRSAVVRFGDDLNSLSSVIKERTVAQIKTTVKRKLYDESGMPISTDSPKKTVKKTAVTMATTATPTVIAVTTAQVVLPAGLQGNVTVAPPAMKKQKTSADVTLSALNDSDVNSDLEGLGEGSNSKKLNFDQDNLNLDSGLIMNSSDLPLLSR; this is encoded by the exons ATGACTTCAGCCTCAACGAAG GTTGGAGAGATCTTCTCAGCAGCAGGAGCAGCTTTCACTAAGCTGGGTGAGCTGACCATGCAGCTGCACCCAGTGGCTGACTCCAGCCCTGCAGG AGCTAAGTGGACGGACACTGAGATTGAGCAGCTGAGATCGGCCGTGGTGAGATTTGGTGATGACCTGAACTCTCTCAGCTCTGTCATCAAGGAGCGTACCGT GGCTCAGATTAAAACCACAGTCAAGAGGAAGCTCTATGATGAGAGTGGGATGCCCATCTCCACCGACTCCCCAAAGAAGACCGTGAAGAAGACCGCTGTCACCATGGCCACCACGGCTACTCCAACTGTCATCGCTGTGACAACTGCTCAGGTCGTCTTGCCGGCAGGTCTCCAGGGCAACGTGACCGTGGCTCCTCCCGCTATGAAGAAACAGAAGACCTCAG CAGACGTGACCCTGAGTGCTCTGAATGACTCTGATGTGAACTCTGACCTAGAGGGACTGGGAGAGGGATCCAACTCCAAGAAACTCAACTTCGATCAGG ACAACCTGAACCTCGATTCCGGCCTCATCATGAACTCAAGTGACCTGCCGCTCCTCTCTCGTTGA
- the cq049 gene encoding potential DNA-binding protein C17orf49 homolog isoform X3 translates to MTSASTKVGEIFSAAGAAFTKLGELTMQLHPVADSSPAGAQIKTTVKRKLYDESGMPISTDSPKKTVKKTAVTMATTATPTVIAVTTAQVVLPAGLQGNVTVAPPAMKKQKTSDVTLSALNDSDVNSDLEGLGEGSNSKKLNFDQDNLNLDSGLIMNSSDLPLLSR, encoded by the exons ATGACTTCAGCCTCAACGAAG GTTGGAGAGATCTTCTCAGCAGCAGGAGCAGCTTTCACTAAGCTGGGTGAGCTGACCATGCAGCTGCACCCAGTGGCTGACTCCAGCCCTGCAGG GGCTCAGATTAAAACCACAGTCAAGAGGAAGCTCTATGATGAGAGTGGGATGCCCATCTCCACCGACTCCCCAAAGAAGACCGTGAAGAAGACCGCTGTCACCATGGCCACCACGGCTACTCCAACTGTCATCGCTGTGACAACTGCTCAGGTCGTCTTGCCGGCAGGTCTCCAGGGCAACGTGACCGTGGCTCCTCCCGCTATGAAGAAACAGAAGACCTCAG ACGTGACCCTGAGTGCTCTGAATGACTCTGATGTGAACTCTGACCTAGAGGGACTGGGAGAGGGATCCAACTCCAAGAAACTCAACTTCGATCAGG ACAACCTGAACCTCGATTCCGGCCTCATCATGAACTCAAGTGACCTGCCGCTCCTCTCTCGTTGA
- the LOC106577886 gene encoding ribonuclease kappa-A has translation MVSCLFCGPKLAACGIVISIWGVIMLAMLGIFFTTHSAVLIEDVPFKEEDMHNDQDPPHTIYNLYNQVGYNCFIAAGIYVLVAALSFCQIKLNHRKEYMVR, from the exons ATGGTTTCGTGTTTATTTTGCGGTCCCAAGTTGGCCGCCTGCGGTATTGTCATCAGCATCTGGGGAGTCATAATGCTG gcAATGTTGGGTATTTTCTTCACCACCCACTCTGCAGTGCTGATAGAGGATGTGCCTTTCAAAGAGGAAGACATGCACAATGA tCAAGATCCTCCCCACACCATCTACAACCTCTATAACCAGGTTGGATACAACTGTTTCATCGCAGCTGGTATCTATGTGCTGGTTGCCGCTCTCTCCTTTTGCCAGATTAAACTCAACCATCGCAAGGAGTACATGGTGCGCTAG
- the cq049 gene encoding potential DNA-binding protein C17orf49 homolog isoform X2 yields the protein MTSASTKVGEIFSAAGAAFTKLGELTMQLHPVADSSPAGAQIKTTVKRKLYDESGMPISTDSPKKTVKKTAVTMATTATPTVIAVTTAQVVLPAGLQGNVTVAPPAMKKQKTSADVTLSALNDSDVNSDLEGLGEGSNSKKLNFDQDNLNLDSGLIMNSSDLPLLSR from the exons ATGACTTCAGCCTCAACGAAG GTTGGAGAGATCTTCTCAGCAGCAGGAGCAGCTTTCACTAAGCTGGGTGAGCTGACCATGCAGCTGCACCCAGTGGCTGACTCCAGCCCTGCAGG GGCTCAGATTAAAACCACAGTCAAGAGGAAGCTCTATGATGAGAGTGGGATGCCCATCTCCACCGACTCCCCAAAGAAGACCGTGAAGAAGACCGCTGTCACCATGGCCACCACGGCTACTCCAACTGTCATCGCTGTGACAACTGCTCAGGTCGTCTTGCCGGCAGGTCTCCAGGGCAACGTGACCGTGGCTCCTCCCGCTATGAAGAAACAGAAGACCTCAG CAGACGTGACCCTGAGTGCTCTGAATGACTCTGATGTGAACTCTGACCTAGAGGGACTGGGAGAGGGATCCAACTCCAAGAAACTCAACTTCGATCAGG ACAACCTGAACCTCGATTCCGGCCTCATCATGAACTCAAGTGACCTGCCGCTCCTCTCTCGTTGA
- the cq049 gene encoding potential DNA-binding protein C17orf49 homolog: MTSASTKVGEIFSAAGAAFTKLGELTMQLHPVADSSPAGAKWTDTEIEQLRSAVVRFGDDLNSLSSVIKERTVAQIKTTVKRKLYDESGMPISTDSPKKTVKKTAVTMATTATPTVIAVTTAQVVLPAGLQGNVTVAPPAMKKQKTSDVTLSALNDSDVNSDLEGLGEGSNSKKLNFDQDNLNLDSGLIMNSSDLPLLSR; this comes from the exons ATGACTTCAGCCTCAACGAAG GTTGGAGAGATCTTCTCAGCAGCAGGAGCAGCTTTCACTAAGCTGGGTGAGCTGACCATGCAGCTGCACCCAGTGGCTGACTCCAGCCCTGCAGG AGCTAAGTGGACGGACACTGAGATTGAGCAGCTGAGATCGGCCGTGGTGAGATTTGGTGATGACCTGAACTCTCTCAGCTCTGTCATCAAGGAGCGTACCGT GGCTCAGATTAAAACCACAGTCAAGAGGAAGCTCTATGATGAGAGTGGGATGCCCATCTCCACCGACTCCCCAAAGAAGACCGTGAAGAAGACCGCTGTCACCATGGCCACCACGGCTACTCCAACTGTCATCGCTGTGACAACTGCTCAGGTCGTCTTGCCGGCAGGTCTCCAGGGCAACGTGACCGTGGCTCCTCCCGCTATGAAGAAACAGAAGACCTCAG ACGTGACCCTGAGTGCTCTGAATGACTCTGATGTGAACTCTGACCTAGAGGGACTGGGAGAGGGATCCAACTCCAAGAAACTCAACTTCGATCAGG ACAACCTGAACCTCGATTCCGGCCTCATCATGAACTCAAGTGACCTGCCGCTCCTCTCTCGTTGA